A region of Zeugodacus cucurbitae isolate PBARC_wt_2022May chromosome 5, idZeuCucr1.2, whole genome shotgun sequence DNA encodes the following proteins:
- the LOC105217648 gene encoding phospholipid-transporting ATPase ID isoform X1, which produces MPIGNRKRPDTLELEVLGARQAESSDNEDCGVTACVLPRAHHQSYQLQADQKEPASKAQYFQAAKHCISDSGAKPSSTLQQKLYSPSRSAEKRRHSWFHLRRKPRPAPTTIAVCDSSTERTAPTNTVPANLAKPETTAACSPTTAISKTLPQSQTVPDVAAVFTRRDSKKRRSRTQTDSLYSLATLAQSGEIRQQKHAEANKAEAHANTTITPAPWSNSGKQINEPLTGMKAAIYLSENTDAPHQTSAFIDRGVRDHMLLTSELASVEDGVDGAMPAPVSGFRARLLSVLGKLPGWKRSDCMRRRSRTTAAATAAMANDGSLGANAETESISGCKSQKPNTEFEQFSMSPGVNGAGSDNGVRRLSQLRRRRSSYYFSENERRIRANDREFNAQFKYADNFIKTSKYTLLTFLPFNLLEQFQRLANFYFLCLLVLQLIPAISSLTPVTTAIPLIGVLTLTAVKDAYDDIQRHLSDSQVNNRRSKTLRNGQLIDAKWSGVQVGDVIRLENNQFVAADILLLTTSEPNGLCFIETAELDGETNLKCKQCLPEITELGQRHDLLWNFNGEIICERPNNLLNKFEGTLIWRNHRYALDNEKILLRGCVLRNTQWCYGLVIFAGKDTKLMQNSGKTQFKSTGVDRLLNFIIIGIVLFLLSICAFFTLACAIWENLIGQHFQVYLPWEHIIPKNVAQGSTVIGLLVFFSYAIVLNTVVPISLYVSVEVIRFAQSFLINWDEEMYYERSKTHAKARTTTLNEELGQIQYIFSDKTGTLTQNIMTFNKCSINGRTYGDVFDLRTGEVIEVTDKQKYVQNCNCKLSGSNAASKITPAPTILLHSAEVHPKSTIMVSSPEDGGTADISIAPVSLTTSPKEIPLPNTTKTTAQSTVTNSLDDTTPSPAKTERHVQYDESSISPTSAATNAHQSPTCNLRRQCSTLSNSSDKALEPVDFSANPEFEPEFRWYDKTLLDAVRSDEEHAQNFFRLLALCHTVMPEYVEGRLEYQAQSPDEAALVSAARNFGFVFRSRTPNSITIEVKGNREEYELLNIIDFNNVRKRMSVILRRGDDIILYCKGADNVIYDRLCTSQNDIKARTQDHLNKFAGEGLRTLVLAERRLDEAYYIEWSQRQQIAAVSLDAREEKLNAMYEEIESDLILVGVTAIEDKLQDGVPQTIANLQMAGIKIWVLTGDKQETAINIGYSCQLLTDELADVFIVDGSSLEEVNKQLRQFRESVRILNRFRPTPLEPTVNLNLNLNGANSADRNSSVMYGTGLRTRTSPPPAPAISVVTFRWDDDKIKHNKGEPDSAECNELYDNIEKGEEGASALHPDEVIEENTGFAIVVNGHSLVYCLSPELESKFLDVASQCKAVICCRVTPLQKALVVELIKRAKNAVTLAIGDGANDVSMIKAAHIGVGISGQEGLQAVLASDYSIAQFRYLERLLLVHGRWSYYRMCKFLRYFFYKNFAFTLCHCWYSFFCGFSAQTVFDPMFISVYNLFYTSLPVLALGVFEQDVSDKHSIEYPKLYTPGLKSQLFNTREFVYSVLHGAFSSLILFLIPYGTYKDGVSPNGLILSDHMTLGAVVATILIIDNTAQIALYTSYWTIFNHITVWGSLVCFFVLDYFYNYVFGGPYVGSLAMAMKDLTFWATMVITVIVIMAPVLAYKFYLIDVYPSLADKIRLKCRVSTRQSRQSNMVMRTPSARKARRSLRSGYAFAHQEGFGRLITSGKIMRKLPQDFAFPLGLGSKKLQPQTIDGNEGKGNQNNNNSTRSNKNSSTGYLNDTDAESAAGGDSSNGARSDENVSPRAPCQDLDTINL; this is translated from the exons ATGCCAATCGGAAATCGAAAGCGGCCGGATACGCTGGAATTAGAGGTGCTTGGTGCGCGCCAAGCGGAGTCTTCCGACAATGAGGATTGCGGTGTCACAGCATGTGTGCTGCCAAGAGCACACCACCAGAGCTACCAACTGCAGGCGGATCAGAAAGAGCCGGCATCAAAAGCACAATACTTCCAGGCAGCCAAGCATTGCATATCCGACAGCGGCGCAAAACCGTCCAGTACGCTACAGCAAAAACTATATTCACCATCCCGATCGGCTGAAAAACGACGACACAGCTGGTTTCATTTACGTCGCAAGCCTCGTCCTGCGCCTACAACAATAGCGGTGTGTGACAGCAGCACCGAGCGCACTGCTCCTACAAACACCGTTCCTGCAAACTTAGCCAAGCCGGAGACAACAGCTGCCTGCAGCCCAACCACCGCCATCAGTAAAACGCTGCCCCAAAGCCAAACCGTACCCGATGTTGCGGCCGTGTTCACTAGACGCGACTCCAAAAAACGACGCAGCCGCACACAAACCGACAGCCTTTACAGCCTAGCGACGCTTGCCCAATCGGGCGAAATACGACAACAAAAACACGCCGAAGCGAATAAAGCTGAGGCTCATGCGAACACAACAATCACTCCGGCGCCCTGGTCAAATTCGGGTAAGCAAATAAATGAGCCACTGACAGGAATGAAAGCAGCAATTTATTTGAGTGAGAACACCGACGCTCCACACCAGACTAGCGCATTTATAGATCGCGGTGTTCGCGATCATATGCTGCTCACTTCGGAGCTCGCGTCAGTGGAGGATGGGGTCGATGGCGCCATGCCTGCTCCAGTATCCGGTTTTCGGGCGCGGCTTTTGTCGGTGCTGGGCAAGTTACCAGGTTGGAAGCGCAGCGACTGCATGCGTCGGCGATCACGTACGACCGCCGCGGCTACCGCTGCAATGGCAAATGATGGATCGTTGGGTGCGAACGCTGAGACTGAGAGTATAAGCGGCTGTAAAAGCCAGAAACCGAATACTGAATTTGAACAGTTTTCGATGTCTCCGGGTGTTAACGGTGCTGGCAGTGACAATGGCGTACGAAGGCTGTCACAATTGCGACGTCGGCGCAGTTCATATTACTTTTCGG AGAACGAACGCAGAATTCGAGCCAACGACCGAGAATTTAATGCCCAATTCAAATACGCC gacaatttcattaaaacgtcGAAGTATACACTGTTGACGTTTTTGCCATTTAATCTGCTCGAACAATTTCAACGTCTTGCCAATTTCTATTTCCTGTGCTTATTGGTGCTGCAACTCATACCAGCGATATCATCCCTAACACCCGTCACCACCGCCATACCGCTAATTGGCGTATTAACATTGACTGCGGTTAAAGATGCCTACGATGACATT CAACGCCATCTGTCAGATTCTCAGGTGAATAATAGAAGATCGAAAACATTGAGGAATGGTCAATTAATCGATGCGAAATGGTCAGGAGTACAG GTTGGGGACGTGATACGGCTGGAGAACAATCAGTTTGTGGCCGCCGATATACTGCTGCTGACAACATCCGAACCGAATGGCTTGTGTTTCATCGAGACTGCCGAATTGGATGGCGAAACGAATTTAAAATGTAAGCAATGCTTGCCAGAGATCACGGAACTGGGGCAGCGGCATGATCTTCTGTGGAACTTCAATGGTGAAATAATCTGCGAGCGGCCAAATAACTTACTGAACAAGTTCGAGGGCACACTGATATGGCGCAATCATAGGTATGCGCTCGACAATGAGAAAATCCTACTTAGAGGCTGTGTGCTGCGAAATACACAATGGTGCTATGGTTTAGTCATATTTGCGGGCAAGGACACAAAACTAATGCAGAATTCGGGCAAAACACAGTTCAAAAGCACCGGTGTTGATAGactgttaaattttattataattgga atagtACTTTTTCTACTCTCTATATGTGCGTTCTTCACTTTGGCCTGTGCCATCTGGGAAAACCTTATCGGCCAGCATTTTCAG GTATACTTACCCTGGGAACACATCATACCAAAAAATGTTGCACAAGGCTCCACCGTTATTGGTCTGTTGGTTTTCTTTTCCTATGCAATCGTCTTAAATACTGTTGTGCCAATATCTCTCTACGTTTCAGTAGAG GTTATACGTTTCGCGCAATCATTTCTCATCAATTGGGATGAGGAAATGTACTACGAACGCTCGAAAACTCATGCCAAAGCACGTACCACCACACTCAACGAGGAGTTGGgacaaatacaatatatattttcagataAAACTGGCACACTAACACAGAACATAATGACATTCAACAAATGCAGTATTAACGGTCGTACCTACGGCGACGTCTTCGACCTGCGCACAGGCGAAGTGATCGAGGTCACGGAT AAGCAAAAATATGTACAGAATTGCAACTGTAAATTGAGTGGCAGTAATGCCGCCAGCAAAATCACACCGGCACCAACAATCCTCTTGCACAGCGCCGAAGTACATCCGAAGAGCACAATTATGGTCTCCAGTCCCGAGGACGGTGGCACTGCTGACATCTCCATAGCACCAGTAAGCTTGACGACCTCCCCCAAAGAAATTCCATTGCCCAACACTACAAAAACGACGGCTCAATCCACTGTGACGAACTCATTAGATGACACCACACCGTCGCCAGCGAAAACTGAACGCCATGTCCAATACGATGAGAGTTCCATTAGTCCGACATCAGCTGCGACAAATGCGCACCAGTCGCCAACATGCAATCTGCGGCGCCAATGCTCCACGCTGTCCAATTCGAGCGATAAA GCTCTTGAACCGGTGGACTTTTCGGCGAATCCCGAATTCGAGCCAGAGTTTCGTTGGTACGACAAGACGCTGCTGGATGCAGTGCGTTCCGACGAGGAACATGCGCAAAATTTCTTCCGCCTGCTCGCGCTTTGTCACACCGTGATGCCCGAGTATGTGGAAGGACGCCTAGAATACCAGGCGCAAAGTCCCGATGAGGCAGCCTTGGTATCGGCAGCGCGAAATTTCGGCTTCGTTTTTCGTTCACGAACGCCGAATAGTATAACCATAGAGGTGAAAGGGAACCGAGAG GAGTATGAACTTCTGAATATTATAGACTTTAATAACGTGCGCAAGCGCATGTCGGTGATATTGAGGCGAGGCGATGACATTATACTGTACTGCAAAGGTGCTGACAATGTGATTTACGATAGGTTATGTACTAGTCAAAACGATATTAAGGCGCGTACCCAGGATCATTTGAAT AAATTCGCTGGCGAAGGTTTACGAACACTGGTACTCGCCGAGAGACGTCTTGACGAAGCCTACTACATAGAGTGGTCGCAGCGGCAACAAATAGCGGCAGTTTCGCTGGACGCACGCGAAGAGAAGCTCAACGCCATGTACGAGGAGATCGAAAGCGACTTGATACTCGTCGGTGTGACGGCGATCGAAGACAAACTGCAGGACGGTGTACCTCAGACGATAGCTAACCTACAAATGGCCGGTATAAAAATTTGGGTACTAACCGGTGATAAACAAG AAACGGCTATAAATATTGGCTATTCCTGTCAGTTGTTGACCGATGAATTGGCCGATGTCTTCATCGTGGACGGCAGTTCACTTGAGGAAGTCAACAAGCAACTGCGCCAATTCCGTGAATCGGTGCGAATACTCAATCGATTTAGACCAACGC CGCTAGAGCCGACAGTTAACTTGAATCTCAATTTAAATGGTGCGAATAGTGCCGATCGGAACTCGTCTGTGATGTATGGCACTGGGTTGCGCACGCGGACCTCACCGCCGCCAGCGCCAGCGATATCGGTGGTTACCTTTAGGTGGGATGATgacaaaattaagcataataAGGGCGAACCGGACAG CGCCGAGTGCAATGAACTGTATGACAATATTGAGAAAGGTGAAGAGGGTGCGAGTGCATTGCACCCGGATGAGGTTATAGAAGAGAATACTGGATTCGCTATTGTTGTGAATGGACATTCATTAGTCTACTGCCTCTCGCCTGAATTGGAATCAAA ATTCCTGGATGTGGCTTCACAGTGCAAGGCCGTCATTTGCTGTCGCGTAACGCCGCTGCAGAAAGCCTTAGTGGTGGAGTTGATTAAGCGCGCCAAGAATGCGGTAACACTGGCAATCGGCGATGGCGCCAACGACGTCTCAATGATCAAAG CTGCTCATATAGGCGTTGGCATCTCCGGTCAGGAGGGTTTACAAGCGGTACTGGCCAGCGACTATTCGATAGCGCAGTTCCGCTACTTGGAGCGTCTGCTGCTCGTTCATGGCCGCTGGTCGTACTATCGCATGTGTAAATTCTTGCGCTATTTTTTCTATAAGAATTTTGCATTTACCCTGTGCCACTGCTGGTATTCGTTCTTTTGCGGCTTTAGCGCGCAG ACGGTGTTCGACCCGATGTTCATATCAGTATACAATCTGTTCTACACCTCACTGCCGGTGTTAGCTTTGGGTGTGTTCGAGCAAGATGTCTCCGACAAGCACAGCATTGAATATCCGAAGTTATATACACCCGGACTGAAAAGTCAACTGTTCAACACGCGCGAATTCGTTTACAGCGTCCTGCATGGTGCCTTCAGTTCGCTCATATTATTCTTAATACCATACG GCACGTACAAGGATGGTGTCTCGCCAAATGGACTCATACTGAGCGATCACATGACCTTGGGTGCGGTTGTTGCCACCATTCTCATAATTGACAATACTGCTCAGATAGCCTTGTATACTTCATATTGGACGATATTCAATCACATAACCGTTTGGGGTAGCTTGGTATGTTTCTTCGTGTTGGATTATTTCTATAACTATGTCTTCGGTGGCCCCTATGTCGGCTCACTGGCGATGGCTATGAAGGATTTGACCTTCTGGGCGACAATGGTTATAACAGTTATTGTGATAATGGCTCCTGTGTTGGCCTACAAATTCTACCTAATCGATGTATATCCAAGCCTAGCTGATAAG ATACGTCTTAAATGTCGCGTGAGCACACGCCAGTCCCGTCAAAGTAACATGGTAATGCGGACACCTTCGGCCAGAAAAGCACGACGTTCGTTGCGCTCCGGCTATGCGTTTGCACATCAG GAGGGCTTTGGTCGACTCATTACTTCGGGTAAGATCATGCGCAAATTACCGCAGGATTTCGCATTCCCATTGGGCTTGGGCAGTAAAAAGTTGCAGCCGCAAACGATAGATGGCAACGAGGGCAAAGGtaatcaaaacaataacaacagcactcGAAGTAACAAAAACTCGTCGACGGGATATCTCAACGATACCGATGCCGAGAGCGCTGCGGGCGGTGACAGCAGCAATGGCGCTCGTAGCGATGAAAACGTAAGCCCACGTGCACCTTGCCAAGACTTAGATACAATTAATCTTTAA
- the LOC105217648 gene encoding phospholipid-transporting ATPase ID isoform X4 encodes MPIGNRKRPDTLELEVLGARQAESSDNEDCGVTACVLPRAHHQSYQLQADQKEPASKAQYFQAAKHCISDSGAKPSSTLQQKLYSPSRSAEKRRHSWFHLRRKPRPAPTTIAVCDSSTERTAPTNTVPANLAKPETTAACSPTTAISKTLPQSQTVPDVAAVFTRRDSKKRRSRTQTDSLYSLATLAQSGEIRQQKHAEANKAEAHANTTITPAPWSNSGKQINEPLTGMKAAIYLSENTDAPHQTSAFIDRGVRDHMLLTSELASVEDGVDGAMPAPVSGFRARLLSVLGKLPGWKRSDCMRRRSRTTAAATAAMANDGSLGANAETESISGCKSQKPNTEFEQFSMSPGVNGAGSDNGVRRLSQLRRRRSSYYFSENERRIRANDREFNAQFKYADNFIKTSKYTLLTFLPFNLLEQFQRLANFYFLCLLVLQLIPAISSLTPVTTAIPLIGVLTLTAVKDAYDDIQRHLSDSQVNNRRSKTLRNGQLIDAKWSGVQVGDVIRLENNQFVAADILLLTTSEPNGLCFIETAELDGETNLKCKQCLPEITELGQRHDLLWNFNGEIICERPNNLLNKFEGTLIWRNHRYALDNEKILLRGCVLRNTQWCYGLVIFAGKDTKLMQNSGKTQFKSTGVDRLLNFIIIGIVLFLLSICAFFTLACAIWENLIGQHFQVYLPWEHIIPKNVAQGSTVIGLLVFFSYAIVLNTVVPISLYVSVEVIRFAQSFLINWDEEMYYERSKTHAKARTTTLNEELGQIQYIFSDKTGTLTQNIMTFNKCSINGRTYGDVFDLRTGEVIEVTDALEPVDFSANPEFEPEFRWYDKTLLDAVRSDEEHAQNFFRLLALCHTVMPEYVEGRLEYQAQSPDEAALVSAARNFGFVFRSRTPNSITIEVKGNREEYELLNIIDFNNVRKRMSVILRRGDDIILYCKGADNVIYDRLCTSQNDIKARTQDHLNKFAGEGLRTLVLAERRLDEAYYIEWSQRQQIAAVSLDAREEKLNAMYEEIESDLILVGVTAIEDKLQDGVPQTIANLQMAGIKIWVLTGDKQETAINIGYSCQLLTDELADVFIVDGSSLEEVNKQLRQFRESVRILNRFRPTPLEPTVNLNLNLNGANSADRNSSVMYGTGLRTRTSPPPAPAISVVTFRWDDDKIKHNKGEPDSAECNELYDNIEKGEEGASALHPDEVIEENTGFAIVVNGHSLVYCLSPELESKFLDVASQCKAVICCRVTPLQKALVVELIKRAKNAVTLAIGDGANDVSMIKAAHIGVGISGQEGLQAVLASDYSIAQFRYLERLLLVHGRWSYYRMCKFLRYFFYKNFAFTLCHCWYSFFCGFSAQTVFDPMFISVYNLFYTSLPVLALGVFEQDVSDKHSIEYPKLYTPGLKSQLFNTREFVYSVLHGAFSSLILFLIPYGTYKDGVSPNGLILSDHMTLGAVVATILIIDNTAQIALYTSYWTIFNHITVWGSLVCFFVLDYFYNYVFGGPYVGSLAMAMKDLTFWATMVITVIVIMAPVLAYKFYLIDVYPSLADKIRLKCRVSTRQSRQSNMVMRTPSARKARRSLRSGYAFAHQEGFGRLITSGKIMRKLPQDFAFPLGLGSKKLQPQTIDGNEGKGNQNNNNSTRSNKNSSTGYLNDTDAESAAGGDSSNGARSDENVSPRAPCQDLDTINL; translated from the exons ATGCCAATCGGAAATCGAAAGCGGCCGGATACGCTGGAATTAGAGGTGCTTGGTGCGCGCCAAGCGGAGTCTTCCGACAATGAGGATTGCGGTGTCACAGCATGTGTGCTGCCAAGAGCACACCACCAGAGCTACCAACTGCAGGCGGATCAGAAAGAGCCGGCATCAAAAGCACAATACTTCCAGGCAGCCAAGCATTGCATATCCGACAGCGGCGCAAAACCGTCCAGTACGCTACAGCAAAAACTATATTCACCATCCCGATCGGCTGAAAAACGACGACACAGCTGGTTTCATTTACGTCGCAAGCCTCGTCCTGCGCCTACAACAATAGCGGTGTGTGACAGCAGCACCGAGCGCACTGCTCCTACAAACACCGTTCCTGCAAACTTAGCCAAGCCGGAGACAACAGCTGCCTGCAGCCCAACCACCGCCATCAGTAAAACGCTGCCCCAAAGCCAAACCGTACCCGATGTTGCGGCCGTGTTCACTAGACGCGACTCCAAAAAACGACGCAGCCGCACACAAACCGACAGCCTTTACAGCCTAGCGACGCTTGCCCAATCGGGCGAAATACGACAACAAAAACACGCCGAAGCGAATAAAGCTGAGGCTCATGCGAACACAACAATCACTCCGGCGCCCTGGTCAAATTCGGGTAAGCAAATAAATGAGCCACTGACAGGAATGAAAGCAGCAATTTATTTGAGTGAGAACACCGACGCTCCACACCAGACTAGCGCATTTATAGATCGCGGTGTTCGCGATCATATGCTGCTCACTTCGGAGCTCGCGTCAGTGGAGGATGGGGTCGATGGCGCCATGCCTGCTCCAGTATCCGGTTTTCGGGCGCGGCTTTTGTCGGTGCTGGGCAAGTTACCAGGTTGGAAGCGCAGCGACTGCATGCGTCGGCGATCACGTACGACCGCCGCGGCTACCGCTGCAATGGCAAATGATGGATCGTTGGGTGCGAACGCTGAGACTGAGAGTATAAGCGGCTGTAAAAGCCAGAAACCGAATACTGAATTTGAACAGTTTTCGATGTCTCCGGGTGTTAACGGTGCTGGCAGTGACAATGGCGTACGAAGGCTGTCACAATTGCGACGTCGGCGCAGTTCATATTACTTTTCGG AGAACGAACGCAGAATTCGAGCCAACGACCGAGAATTTAATGCCCAATTCAAATACGCC gacaatttcattaaaacgtcGAAGTATACACTGTTGACGTTTTTGCCATTTAATCTGCTCGAACAATTTCAACGTCTTGCCAATTTCTATTTCCTGTGCTTATTGGTGCTGCAACTCATACCAGCGATATCATCCCTAACACCCGTCACCACCGCCATACCGCTAATTGGCGTATTAACATTGACTGCGGTTAAAGATGCCTACGATGACATT CAACGCCATCTGTCAGATTCTCAGGTGAATAATAGAAGATCGAAAACATTGAGGAATGGTCAATTAATCGATGCGAAATGGTCAGGAGTACAG GTTGGGGACGTGATACGGCTGGAGAACAATCAGTTTGTGGCCGCCGATATACTGCTGCTGACAACATCCGAACCGAATGGCTTGTGTTTCATCGAGACTGCCGAATTGGATGGCGAAACGAATTTAAAATGTAAGCAATGCTTGCCAGAGATCACGGAACTGGGGCAGCGGCATGATCTTCTGTGGAACTTCAATGGTGAAATAATCTGCGAGCGGCCAAATAACTTACTGAACAAGTTCGAGGGCACACTGATATGGCGCAATCATAGGTATGCGCTCGACAATGAGAAAATCCTACTTAGAGGCTGTGTGCTGCGAAATACACAATGGTGCTATGGTTTAGTCATATTTGCGGGCAAGGACACAAAACTAATGCAGAATTCGGGCAAAACACAGTTCAAAAGCACCGGTGTTGATAGactgttaaattttattataattgga atagtACTTTTTCTACTCTCTATATGTGCGTTCTTCACTTTGGCCTGTGCCATCTGGGAAAACCTTATCGGCCAGCATTTTCAG GTATACTTACCCTGGGAACACATCATACCAAAAAATGTTGCACAAGGCTCCACCGTTATTGGTCTGTTGGTTTTCTTTTCCTATGCAATCGTCTTAAATACTGTTGTGCCAATATCTCTCTACGTTTCAGTAGAG GTTATACGTTTCGCGCAATCATTTCTCATCAATTGGGATGAGGAAATGTACTACGAACGCTCGAAAACTCATGCCAAAGCACGTACCACCACACTCAACGAGGAGTTGGgacaaatacaatatatattttcagataAAACTGGCACACTAACACAGAACATAATGACATTCAACAAATGCAGTATTAACGGTCGTACCTACGGCGACGTCTTCGACCTGCGCACAGGCGAAGTGATCGAGGTCACGGAT GCTCTTGAACCGGTGGACTTTTCGGCGAATCCCGAATTCGAGCCAGAGTTTCGTTGGTACGACAAGACGCTGCTGGATGCAGTGCGTTCCGACGAGGAACATGCGCAAAATTTCTTCCGCCTGCTCGCGCTTTGTCACACCGTGATGCCCGAGTATGTGGAAGGACGCCTAGAATACCAGGCGCAAAGTCCCGATGAGGCAGCCTTGGTATCGGCAGCGCGAAATTTCGGCTTCGTTTTTCGTTCACGAACGCCGAATAGTATAACCATAGAGGTGAAAGGGAACCGAGAG GAGTATGAACTTCTGAATATTATAGACTTTAATAACGTGCGCAAGCGCATGTCGGTGATATTGAGGCGAGGCGATGACATTATACTGTACTGCAAAGGTGCTGACAATGTGATTTACGATAGGTTATGTACTAGTCAAAACGATATTAAGGCGCGTACCCAGGATCATTTGAAT AAATTCGCTGGCGAAGGTTTACGAACACTGGTACTCGCCGAGAGACGTCTTGACGAAGCCTACTACATAGAGTGGTCGCAGCGGCAACAAATAGCGGCAGTTTCGCTGGACGCACGCGAAGAGAAGCTCAACGCCATGTACGAGGAGATCGAAAGCGACTTGATACTCGTCGGTGTGACGGCGATCGAAGACAAACTGCAGGACGGTGTACCTCAGACGATAGCTAACCTACAAATGGCCGGTATAAAAATTTGGGTACTAACCGGTGATAAACAAG AAACGGCTATAAATATTGGCTATTCCTGTCAGTTGTTGACCGATGAATTGGCCGATGTCTTCATCGTGGACGGCAGTTCACTTGAGGAAGTCAACAAGCAACTGCGCCAATTCCGTGAATCGGTGCGAATACTCAATCGATTTAGACCAACGC CGCTAGAGCCGACAGTTAACTTGAATCTCAATTTAAATGGTGCGAATAGTGCCGATCGGAACTCGTCTGTGATGTATGGCACTGGGTTGCGCACGCGGACCTCACCGCCGCCAGCGCCAGCGATATCGGTGGTTACCTTTAGGTGGGATGATgacaaaattaagcataataAGGGCGAACCGGACAG CGCCGAGTGCAATGAACTGTATGACAATATTGAGAAAGGTGAAGAGGGTGCGAGTGCATTGCACCCGGATGAGGTTATAGAAGAGAATACTGGATTCGCTATTGTTGTGAATGGACATTCATTAGTCTACTGCCTCTCGCCTGAATTGGAATCAAA ATTCCTGGATGTGGCTTCACAGTGCAAGGCCGTCATTTGCTGTCGCGTAACGCCGCTGCAGAAAGCCTTAGTGGTGGAGTTGATTAAGCGCGCCAAGAATGCGGTAACACTGGCAATCGGCGATGGCGCCAACGACGTCTCAATGATCAAAG CTGCTCATATAGGCGTTGGCATCTCCGGTCAGGAGGGTTTACAAGCGGTACTGGCCAGCGACTATTCGATAGCGCAGTTCCGCTACTTGGAGCGTCTGCTGCTCGTTCATGGCCGCTGGTCGTACTATCGCATGTGTAAATTCTTGCGCTATTTTTTCTATAAGAATTTTGCATTTACCCTGTGCCACTGCTGGTATTCGTTCTTTTGCGGCTTTAGCGCGCAG ACGGTGTTCGACCCGATGTTCATATCAGTATACAATCTGTTCTACACCTCACTGCCGGTGTTAGCTTTGGGTGTGTTCGAGCAAGATGTCTCCGACAAGCACAGCATTGAATATCCGAAGTTATATACACCCGGACTGAAAAGTCAACTGTTCAACACGCGCGAATTCGTTTACAGCGTCCTGCATGGTGCCTTCAGTTCGCTCATATTATTCTTAATACCATACG GCACGTACAAGGATGGTGTCTCGCCAAATGGACTCATACTGAGCGATCACATGACCTTGGGTGCGGTTGTTGCCACCATTCTCATAATTGACAATACTGCTCAGATAGCCTTGTATACTTCATATTGGACGATATTCAATCACATAACCGTTTGGGGTAGCTTGGTATGTTTCTTCGTGTTGGATTATTTCTATAACTATGTCTTCGGTGGCCCCTATGTCGGCTCACTGGCGATGGCTATGAAGGATTTGACCTTCTGGGCGACAATGGTTATAACAGTTATTGTGATAATGGCTCCTGTGTTGGCCTACAAATTCTACCTAATCGATGTATATCCAAGCCTAGCTGATAAG ATACGTCTTAAATGTCGCGTGAGCACACGCCAGTCCCGTCAAAGTAACATGGTAATGCGGACACCTTCGGCCAGAAAAGCACGACGTTCGTTGCGCTCCGGCTATGCGTTTGCACATCAG GAGGGCTTTGGTCGACTCATTACTTCGGGTAAGATCATGCGCAAATTACCGCAGGATTTCGCATTCCCATTGGGCTTGGGCAGTAAAAAGTTGCAGCCGCAAACGATAGATGGCAACGAGGGCAAAGGtaatcaaaacaataacaacagcactcGAAGTAACAAAAACTCGTCGACGGGATATCTCAACGATACCGATGCCGAGAGCGCTGCGGGCGGTGACAGCAGCAATGGCGCTCGTAGCGATGAAAACGTAAGCCCACGTGCACCTTGCCAAGACTTAGATACAATTAATCTTTAA